The region CCCGTATCCGGTGACCAGCAGCACCGCCGCCGAGAGAACGGCGACGAGTACCCGACCCGCCCGCATCGGACCTCCACGCGAACGCACGCCGGACAACAGGCCTCCTGTCGTTTCGTGACCTGCCGTCGGCAGCCGTCGACGGCGCGAGCACGTCCGGCGGCAGCCTCGCGCGGCTGACAGGGAAGGTCTCACAGCGGCCGCGAAGTTCAGGTGAAGTCACGGTGGTCCAAGTGGGCGAGGACGAGACCCCGCTCGCGCCACGAAAGCTCGACCGTGGGCTGCGGGGCCGGCCGCCCGCCAGTTCTCACCTGGCCGACGGAGCTCACGTGGTCGCCGTCGACCCCGCCACGCACCACAGCTTCTACCCGCTGCCCGCCGGAGCGGACAGCCACCCAGCGCCCCGCCTGAGGGTGACCACTATCCGGATCGCGGGCCGGCCAGGAAGGCTCAGGAGCTGCGGCTTCCAGCTGCGGTTACTGCAGTGGTCTGCGGCATTGCCGCGTCGGTGGGTCGCGGTGGGCGGCGCCCGAGCCAGCCTTGTTCGCCCACGCCGAGGTGGTAGGGCACGTCGACCACGACGACACCGGGCGTGAACAGCAGGCGGGTCTTGAGCCGCAGCGCGCTCTGGTTGTGCAGCAGCTGCTGCCACCACCGGGTGACCACGTACTCGGGCAGGAACACCATGACGACGGTGCCGGGGTTGTCGGCGCGCAGCCGCTTGACATAGGAGATGAGGGGGCGTCCGAGGTCGCGATAGGGGGCCTCCAGGACGGTCAGGCGAACCGGGATGCTCAGCTTCTCCCAGTCGGCCCGCAGCTTCCGGGTGTCGACCTCGTCGACGTCCAGGGTGACCGCTGTGAGGCTGTCCGGGCAGATCGTGCGGGCGAGCTCGAGGGCGCGCAGGGCGGGTTTGTGCAGGCGGGACACCAGCACGATCGCGTGCACGTGGCTGGGACGGGTGCCGAGGGCGTCGTCCTGGCCGGGCGTGACCTCGGCGGTGACCCGGGCGTAGTAGCGGTTGACGGCCCGCATCGCTGCGAAGAGCGCGATCATCGCCAGGACCGCGATCCAGGCGCCGTGGGTCACCTTGGTCGCGAACACGACGACGAGCACGACCGCGGTGAACACCGCTCCGAGGGCGTTCACCGACTGCGCACGCCGCATCCCGGCGCGGCCGACGAGGTCGGGTGCACGCAGGATCCGCTGCCAGTGCCGGACCATGCCGAGCTGGGAGAGGGTGAAACTGGTGAACACCCCCACGATGTAGAGCTGGATGAGCCGGTCCAGGTTGGCGTCGAAACCGATGATCAACGCGACGGACGCGGCCGCGAGCAGCACGACCCCGTTGGAGAACACCAGTCGGTCACCGCGGTTGTGCAGCTGACGAGGCAGGTACCAGTCCCGGGCCAGGATCGAGGCCAGCACCGGGAAGCCGTTGAAGGCGGTGTTGGCGGCCAGCACGAGGATCGCGGCCGTGGCCGCCTGGAACAGGTAGAACAGCGGGGAACTGCCGCCGAACACCGCGCCGGCGATCTGCGAGATCACCGAGGGGTCACCGTCGGGCAGCGCTCGCGCGTTCAGCGCGACCGCGAGGACGGTGATGCCGCCGAAGAGCACGACTGCGATGAGCCCCATCAGGGTGAGAGTGGTCGCGGCGTTGCGGGCCTTCGGCTTGCGGAAGGCAGGTACCCCGTTGCTGATCGCCTCGACCCCGGTCAGCGCGGTGCATCCCGAGGAGAACGCCCGAACCAGCAGCAGCACCATCGCGAGCCCGGCGAGCCCGGTGGAGGGCGGAACCGGAACCGACGCCGTGGCAGCCTGCGGAAGCCCGTCGGTCAGCGCGCGGACACCAGCCCAGACGAACAGCAACAACGTGAGCCCGACGAACGCGTAGGTGGGCACGGCGAAGGCCCGCCCGGACTCGCGCGTGCCGCGCAGGTTCATCAGCGTCAGCACGACGACCAGCACGATCGCGAGGGCGACGGCGTGGCGGGACAGCACGGGGAACGCCGAGGTCACCGCGACCACGCCCGAGGTCACCGAAACCGTCACAGTCATGACGTAGTCGACCAAGAGTGCCGCGGCGGCCGCGAGCGACGCGTTCTCGCCGAGGTTCTCCCGGCTGACCACGTAGGCCCCGCCGCCGCTCGGGTAGGCGTAGCAGGTCTGCCGGTACGAGGCGACCACCGTGACCAGCAGCAGCACCACGACCAGGCCGACCCATGGAGTTGCCTGCAGCGCGGCCAGCCCGCCGGCGGCCAGGACCAACACGATCTGTTCGGTCGCGTAGGCCACGGACGAGATCGGGTCCGAGCAGAAGACCGCGAGCGCGATCCGCTTGGGCAGCAGCGTCTCACCCAGACGGGAGCTGCGCAGCGGTCGACCGACGAGGAGCCGCTTGACCACCTCGAACATGCCGCAAGTATCGGCGCCCGGCCGGACCGACCCCGTCATGGTCGCGTCTGTTTCCGGGGAAGGAGCGTCAGAATTTCGTCAAGATCCGTACGCGTCGAGCGCCTGGAGGAGAACGCCGGTGCGACCCAGATGGCACTGACCGACGACGCGTCCGCATGGGTCGGGTACCGCCCGAGGCCGACCTGAGCAAGGACACCATCGCCGAGGCGGTGCGCGCCGCTGGCGTCGGGGCGGCGTTCCTTGCTGACCTGAATGAGATCGATCTCGTCAAGGTCCGTGCCGAACTGAACCGGCAGGGCGCCACCTCGCAGAATCGCCTATCACCGCGCCCGCGAGAGGCGCCCGGACCGACCTGGCAGCTTCGGTGGACTCTTCCACTAGGTGAGGAAGACCGAGGGTTCTCGGCCTTGACTCTGAGATCGACCCGCAGCGGCGCCCGGCGCAGCTACCAACGTCCAGAGGGGCATGAACGATGCAGTTCTAT is a window of Pseudonocardia sp. T1-2H DNA encoding:
- a CDS encoding APC family permease; its protein translation is MFEVVKRLLVGRPLRSSRLGETLLPKRIALAVFCSDPISSVAYATEQIVLVLAAGGLAALQATPWVGLVVVLLLVTVVASYRQTCYAYPSGGGAYVVSRENLGENASLAAAAALLVDYVMTVTVSVTSGVVAVTSAFPVLSRHAVALAIVLVVVLTLMNLRGTRESGRAFAVPTYAFVGLTLLLFVWAGVRALTDGLPQAATASVPVPPSTGLAGLAMVLLLVRAFSSGCTALTGVEAISNGVPAFRKPKARNAATTLTLMGLIAVVLFGGITVLAVALNARALPDGDPSVISQIAGAVFGGSSPLFYLFQAATAAILVLAANTAFNGFPVLASILARDWYLPRQLHNRGDRLVFSNGVVLLAAASVALIIGFDANLDRLIQLYIVGVFTSFTLSQLGMVRHWQRILRAPDLVGRAGMRRAQSVNALGAVFTAVVLVVVFATKVTHGAWIAVLAMIALFAAMRAVNRYYARVTAEVTPGQDDALGTRPSHVHAIVLVSRLHKPALRALELARTICPDSLTAVTLDVDEVDTRKLRADWEKLSIPVRLTVLEAPYRDLGRPLISYVKRLRADNPGTVVMVFLPEYVVTRWWQQLLHNQSALRLKTRLLFTPGVVVVDVPYHLGVGEQGWLGRRPPRPTDAAMPQTTAVTAAGSRSS